The bacterium genomic sequence GAGGTCGATATGAGACACGTTTCGTCTCCACTTTGAATACTGTTGAAGTCGTGCGACAACTGGCTTAGAACATCCATGCGAAGGCCTCTTCCTTTTCGCCAAGACGGGCATAAATTGCTTCTTTAGATAAACGCAAGTGATTTCTGTTGAAGAGAGGAAACTATCATGGTCCATGAAATGATCGGCGGTACTTATCGTCAAACTAATCTTCCGAACGAGTCCGCCGAATACCTATCCAAGCGCGAAGAGTTGCGAAAGGCGGAAATTGAATTGAGGCGACAACGTGAACGGGTTGCCGAACTGCGTCGCGCGCTTCCAAAAGGTGCGACGGTCCAGGATTACGAGTTTCTTGAAGGCCCGGCTTCGCTCGATGATGGTGACAAGCCCGTGCGAAAGACGCGATTAAGCGAACTGTTTACTGCACCGGACCGTTCGCTTGTTATTTACCACTTCATGTTTGGAAAGGAACAGACAAATCCTTGTCCGATGTGCACTGCCTGGATCGATGCCTTCAACGGGATCGCTCATCATCTGGCCCAAAACGTTGACCTGGCGATTGTGGCTGCGGCCGATCCGCCCACA encodes the following:
- a CDS encoding DUF899 family protein codes for the protein MVHEMIGGTYRQTNLPNESAEYLSKREELRKAEIELRRQRERVAELRRALPKGATVQDYEFLEGPASLDDGDKPVRKTRLSELFTAPDRSLVIYHFMFGKEQTNPCPMCTAWIDAFNGIAHHLAQNVDLAIVAAADPPTLRAHARNRGWDKLRLLSAGESTFKYDLGSEDREGLQDSTISVFTRESDGSLRHFYSGHPRLAADIKERGIDELNPIWNVLDLTPQGREKFYASLDYGTKVQAARR